The following coding sequences lie in one Silvibacterium dinghuense genomic window:
- a CDS encoding LLM class flavin-dependent oxidoreductase translates to MTQTSRLAGTPLSILDLAHVRQGSTAAEAYANSVTLARHAEKLGYKRFWLAEHHNISGVASAATALLIGQVATATSAIRVGSGGIMLPNHSPYIIAEQFGTLETLFSGRIDLGLGRAPGGDYAVARAMRKDFRPNGEDFPALLEELRGYLAPAKPGQPVTAYPGAGTNVPIWLLGSSGFNAALAGELGLPFAFAAHFQPDNLLPALELYRRSFRPSAMLDRPYAMAGIPVIAAETDEEAEYLATTPQQMFLNLIRNHPGPLVPPVRSLDWNAIEQQTVEAKFRAAVVGSPETIRRKLELFLDRTQVDELIVATNPYDFQARLRSYEILAEVAGLAQHADEIQPDIPLEARQAVTR, encoded by the coding sequence ATGACCCAGACCTCCCGGCTCGCCGGCACTCCTCTTTCGATTCTCGATCTTGCCCATGTGCGCCAGGGCAGCACGGCTGCCGAAGCTTATGCGAACTCGGTGACCCTTGCCCGCCATGCAGAGAAGCTGGGGTACAAGCGCTTCTGGCTGGCCGAGCACCACAACATCTCCGGCGTGGCCTCGGCGGCGACGGCGCTGCTGATTGGACAGGTGGCAACGGCGACCAGCGCGATCCGGGTGGGATCGGGCGGGATCATGCTGCCCAACCACTCGCCGTACATCATTGCCGAGCAGTTTGGCACCCTGGAGACACTGTTCTCGGGACGCATCGATCTGGGCCTGGGCCGCGCGCCGGGCGGCGACTATGCCGTGGCACGGGCTATGCGCAAGGACTTCCGCCCGAATGGCGAAGACTTCCCCGCCCTGCTCGAAGAGTTGCGTGGCTATCTTGCGCCGGCCAAGCCAGGGCAGCCGGTGACGGCCTATCCCGGAGCGGGGACAAATGTGCCGATCTGGCTGCTCGGCTCCAGCGGCTTCAATGCGGCACTGGCCGGCGAGCTGGGGCTGCCGTTTGCCTTTGCCGCACACTTCCAGCCCGACAATTTATTGCCGGCGCTTGAGCTCTACCGGCGCAGCTTCCGGCCCTCGGCGATGCTCGACCGTCCGTACGCGATGGCTGGCATTCCGGTAATTGCAGCGGAGACGGATGAAGAGGCCGAATACCTGGCAACCACGCCGCAGCAGATGTTCCTCAACCTGATCCGCAACCATCCGGGGCCACTGGTGCCTCCGGTGCGCAGCCTCGACTGGAACGCCATCGAGCAGCAGACGGTAGAGGCGAAGTTCCGAGCCGCAGTGGTCGGCTCGCCGGAGACAATCCGCCGCAAGCTGGAGCTGTTCCTCGACCGGACGCAGGTGGATGAGCTGATCGTTGCAACGAATCCTTATGACTTCCAGGCGCGGCTGCGGTCCTACGAGATTCTGGCAGAGGTAGCCGGACTGGCGCAGCATGCGGATGAGATACAGCCAGATATTCCGCTGGAAGCCAGACAGGCCGTCACGCGCTGA
- the crcB gene encoding fluoride efflux transporter CrcB — MKFLWIAIGGALGSIARYLVGLWIYERMGTRFPYGTFLINITGCFIIGFVLTFLDARMSLSPTWRLIIPVGFVGAYTTFSTFEYETLRLAQHGQAGTALLYIASSVILGYAGVWFGQAVARGMA; from the coding sequence TTGAAATTTCTGTGGATTGCCATTGGCGGCGCACTCGGGTCGATCGCACGCTATCTGGTCGGGCTCTGGATTTACGAGCGCATGGGCACGCGCTTCCCTTACGGCACTTTCCTCATCAACATCACCGGCTGCTTCATCATCGGCTTCGTGCTCACCTTCCTCGACGCGCGCATGAGCCTCTCGCCGACGTGGAGGCTTATCATCCCCGTGGGCTTTGTCGGCGCCTACACCACCTTCTCCACCTTTGAATACGAGACCCTGCGCCTGGCGCAACACGGACAGGCCGGGACAGCCCTGCTCTACATCGCGAGCAGCGTCATTCTGGGCTATGCCGGGGTCTGGTTCGGGCAGGCTGTGGCGAGAGGCATGGCATAG
- a CDS encoding phenylalanine 4-monooxygenase, translated as MMNPQADTHFSAAESYLIEQDWAAYTAEQHAVWAELVRRRMPQLREHACAEYLAGFEQIGLREDTIPDLKAVNTRLRPRTGWQATPVSGFLPPDAFFEMLAARQFPTTTWLRARDAMEYTPEPDIFHDVFGHVPMHAHPVFADFLQQYGKVCAALTDKEKLERMGRLFWFTVEFGVIRQQGEIRLYGSGLISSHGESEYVIEGSKTGHGPQIRDFNLEQVLGQQFLVSEMQKVLYAVESFDQIYEAAHQAEELLCG; from the coding sequence ATGATGAATCCTCAAGCCGATACCCATTTTTCCGCCGCCGAGTCCTACCTGATCGAACAGGATTGGGCCGCCTATACGGCAGAGCAGCATGCGGTATGGGCCGAGCTGGTCCGTCGCCGGATGCCGCAGCTGCGTGAGCATGCCTGCGCCGAGTACCTTGCCGGCTTTGAGCAGATCGGCCTCCGCGAGGACACGATCCCCGACCTCAAGGCCGTGAATACCCGGCTCAGGCCGCGTACGGGCTGGCAGGCCACGCCGGTCAGCGGCTTTCTGCCGCCCGACGCCTTCTTCGAGATGCTGGCCGCGCGCCAGTTCCCGACAACCACCTGGCTGCGTGCGCGCGATGCCATGGAATACACTCCCGAGCCGGACATCTTCCACGATGTCTTCGGTCATGTGCCCATGCACGCGCATCCGGTCTTCGCCGATTTCCTCCAGCAATACGGCAAGGTCTGCGCGGCGCTCACGGATAAGGAAAAACTGGAGCGGATGGGCCGGCTCTTCTGGTTCACCGTGGAGTTCGGCGTCATCCGCCAGCAGGGCGAGATCCGGCTCTATGGCAGCGGGCTTATCTCGTCGCACGGCGAATCTGAATATGTGATCGAGGGGTCGAAGACAGGCCATGGGCCGCAGATCCGCGACTTCAACCTCGAGCAAGTACTCGGCCAGCAGTTCCTGGTCTCGGAAATGCAGAAGGTGCTCTATGCGGTTGAGAGCTTTGACCAGATCTATGAAGCTGCTCATCAGGCTGAGGAGTTGCTTTGCGGGTGA
- the phoU gene encoding phosphate signaling complex protein PhoU — protein sequence MPRIHFHQQLAELKDKLLAMAALAQQAVESAVDAYVQRDEGICQYVRENETAINAAQREVDEMAYELLAKEQPMAIDLRFILAVIKINGDLERIGDQAMSIAIRTKEMLDIPAVVLPVDIENMGDYAGRMIRASIQSLLEGDCQVAESVRDMDDEIDQMNRVARAGLTQMIQKQPEVAEQALQTIMMSRSLERIADHATNIATDVIFWIRGADVRHQLNAAID from the coding sequence TTGCCACGGATTCATTTTCATCAGCAGCTTGCAGAGCTGAAAGATAAGCTTCTCGCCATGGCTGCGCTGGCGCAGCAGGCCGTGGAGTCGGCGGTAGACGCCTATGTGCAGCGCGATGAGGGCATCTGCCAGTACGTGCGCGAGAACGAGACGGCAATCAATGCGGCGCAGCGCGAGGTCGATGAGATGGCCTACGAGCTTCTGGCCAAGGAGCAGCCGATGGCGATCGATCTGCGCTTCATCCTCGCCGTCATCAAGATCAATGGCGATCTGGAACGGATTGGCGATCAGGCCATGAGCATCGCGATCCGGACGAAGGAGATGCTCGACATCCCCGCGGTCGTGCTGCCGGTGGATATCGAGAACATGGGGGACTACGCCGGGCGCATGATCCGTGCCTCGATCCAGTCGCTGCTCGAAGGCGATTGCCAGGTAGCCGAGTCGGTGCGCGACATGGACGACGAGATCGACCAGATGAACCGCGTGGCGCGCGCCGGGCTCACGCAGATGATCCAGAAGCAGCCCGAGGTAGCCGAGCAGGCGCTGCAGACCATCATGATGTCGCGCAGCCTCGAGCGCATCGCCGACCACGCCACCAACATCGCCACCGACGTGATCTTCTGGATTCGCGGCGCCGACGTGCGCCACCAGCTGAACGCCGCGATCGATTAA
- a CDS encoding BrnT family toxin yields MYSHAADAFLCCAKRVEGDERGGGSSAGHMFHHRPAESDRSFVRLAGYDICSYNCGEAVSPCDVDYVREYEWDTEKALRNLHKHGVPFPVAVEVFADPARIEMIDDSDAYGETRWLVIGWADQTVLVVVYTLRGDRWRIISARKANAHERESYWLHRLSS; encoded by the coding sequence ATGTACAGCCACGCCGCGGATGCGTTCCTGTGCTGCGCGAAACGTGTCGAGGGTGACGAGCGAGGTGGTGGAAGTAGCGCTGGCCATATGTTCCATCATAGGCCGGCGGAAAGTGACCGAAGTTTTGTGAGGCTAGCGGGTTATGACATTTGTAGCTACAATTGTGGTGAGGCTGTGTCACCATGCGATGTGGATTACGTTCGGGAATATGAATGGGATACGGAAAAGGCCCTGCGAAACCTGCATAAGCACGGAGTACCTTTTCCCGTAGCTGTGGAGGTTTTCGCCGATCCGGCCCGGATCGAAATGATTGATGACAGCGATGCTTACGGCGAGACCCGATGGCTTGTGATTGGATGGGCCGATCAAACCGTTCTGGTAGTGGTTTATACGCTTCGCGGAGACAGATGGCGCATCATCTCAGCGCGAAAGGCAAATGCTCATGAAAGAGAATCCTACTGGCTACACCGTCTATCGTCCTGA
- a CDS encoding BrnA antitoxin family protein, which yields MKENPTGYTVYRPDPKNPARFTPEERSRLEAMTDDDIDYSDIPSQAGKLWTRPGALIPAENKQQITLRLDADIVTFFKETGSRYQSRINAVLREYMKAHQQG from the coding sequence ATGAAAGAGAATCCTACTGGCTACACCGTCTATCGTCCTGATCCGAAGAACCCTGCGCGGTTTACCCCCGAGGAACGCTCCCGTCTCGAAGCCATGACCGACGATGACATCGACTATAGCGACATTCCCTCGCAGGCAGGGAAGTTATGGACGCGTCCAGGCGCGCTGATCCCGGCCGAGAACAAGCAGCAGATCACCTTGCGCCTCGATGCGGACATTGTCACCTTCTTCAAGGAGACCGGCAGCCGCTACCAGAGCCGCATCAATGCGGTGCTGCGCGAATACATGAAGGCGCACCAGCAGGGTTGA
- a CDS encoding ribonuclease J — MADAKLQIIPLGGLGEFGMNCLALRYKDDILVIDAGLMFPETELLGVDIVVPDISYLVENRELVRGIVLTHGHEDHIGGLPWILSELNVPVYATEFTLAYVEGKLDEHKMLDDTELIEILPGVKFTLGPFTVEPIRVTHSLVDCVALAIDTPVGVVVHTGDFKIDFSPPDGKAIDLHKFAEYGKRGILALLQDSTNVDRPGYTPGEWSVRPRLDEIFSRTKRKLFFSCFSSSIYRIRIALELAQQHGRKVAILGRSMVESSEIAQDLGYIDVPQGLIIHPGQINDHAPENVMVLISGTQGEPMSALSRASVDNHKHARIQPGDTVLLSSRVIPGNEKSIGRVIDHLCRRDAQVIYDDGSHGLIHVSGHASQEEQRLMINLLRPKFFIPVHGDYRNLKKHAELAKNTGVVKEAIVIEDGDVLELDGESAVRSGKVTAGRICIDSGSTADVVQDIVIRDRRHLSEDGFVLPILTINKLTGLVERQPELVTRGFVSGETGLMEAAREVVIKTLENSTAEEKADYGVIKEKIRIDLKRYIQKNTSRRPLIMPVILEI, encoded by the coding sequence ATGGCTGACGCAAAGCTCCAAATCATACCGCTGGGCGGACTCGGCGAATTCGGCATGAACTGCCTCGCCCTCCGCTACAAAGACGACATTCTCGTCATCGACGCCGGCCTCATGTTCCCGGAAACGGAACTTCTCGGCGTGGATATTGTCGTCCCCGACATCTCCTATCTTGTTGAGAATCGCGAACTTGTCCGCGGCATCGTGCTCACCCACGGTCACGAGGACCATATTGGCGGCCTGCCCTGGATTCTCTCCGAGCTGAACGTCCCGGTCTACGCGACCGAATTTACCCTGGCCTATGTCGAGGGCAAGCTCGACGAGCACAAGATGCTCGACGACACGGAGCTGATCGAGATTCTGCCGGGGGTGAAGTTTACCCTCGGGCCGTTCACGGTCGAGCCGATCCGCGTGACCCACAGCCTGGTCGATTGCGTGGCCCTGGCCATCGACACGCCTGTCGGCGTGGTGGTGCATACCGGTGACTTCAAGATCGACTTCTCGCCGCCGGACGGCAAGGCCATCGACCTGCACAAGTTCGCCGAGTACGGCAAGCGCGGCATCCTGGCCCTGCTGCAGGACTCGACCAACGTCGACCGTCCGGGCTATACGCCGGGCGAGTGGAGCGTGCGTCCGCGCCTGGACGAGATCTTCTCGCGCACCAAGCGCAAGCTCTTCTTCAGCTGCTTCTCATCTTCGATCTATCGCATCCGCATCGCGCTCGAACTGGCGCAGCAGCATGGCCGTAAGGTCGCGATCCTGGGACGCTCCATGGTCGAATCGTCGGAGATTGCGCAGGACCTCGGCTACATCGATGTCCCGCAGGGGCTGATCATCCACCCGGGGCAGATCAACGACCACGCGCCGGAAAACGTGATGGTGCTCATCAGCGGTACGCAGGGCGAACCGATGAGCGCGCTGAGCCGCGCCTCAGTCGATAACCACAAGCATGCGCGCATCCAGCCGGGCGACACGGTGCTGCTCAGCTCGCGCGTGATTCCGGGCAACGAGAAGAGCATTGGCCGCGTGATCGATCATCTCTGCCGCCGCGACGCGCAGGTGATCTACGACGACGGCTCGCACGGGCTGATCCACGTGAGCGGCCACGCCAGCCAGGAAGAACAGCGGTTGATGATCAACCTGTTGCGTCCCAAGTTCTTTATCCCGGTGCACGGCGATTACCGCAACCTGAAGAAGCACGCCGAACTGGCGAAGAACACCGGCGTGGTGAAGGAAGCGATCGTCATCGAGGACGGCGACGTACTGGAGCTGGACGGCGAAAGCGCGGTACGCAGCGGCAAGGTGACCGCCGGCCGCATCTGCATCGACTCGGGCTCGACGGCCGACGTGGTGCAGGACATTGTGATTCGCGACCGCCGTCATCTTTCCGAAGACGGCTTCGTGCTGCCGATTCTCACCATCAACAAGCTCACCGGCCTGGTCGAACGTCAGCCGGAGCTGGTGACTCGCGGCTTTGTGAGCGGCGAAACCGGCCTGATGGAAGCAGCACGGGAAGTGGTGATCAAGACGCTCGAGAATTCGACTGCCGAGGAGAAAGCCGACTACGGCGTGATCAAGGAAAAGATCCGGATCGACCTGAAGCGGTATATCCAGAAGAACACCAGTCGCCGGCCGCTGATCATGCCGGTGATTCTGGAGATCTAA
- a CDS encoding sensor domain-containing diguanylate cyclase yields the protein MLLSYGSKLMEILRPDLPRSAGLLFTASRFPPLALRWCATGILCFTAGYYGLWLGQSPAEADILWPANGILLAILLSSPRAIWPGYLLAGFFASIFSHRAFHYSWALAVLFSVANTAEILFAGLLLYRHADGTPDGHAVPDITQWKTLRRFFLYGIVLAPLTSVVIVQFFCSLGGDPFSLLGLWNWYSGDALGIAIMTPLVMALQPSDLAALFLSERRMESCLLLFALLALSIPVFWLWRYPMAFILLPPLLLVTFRLRIAGGAIGIFLITIVATIGTLKLRGPFTLLHQGSLIHSIAVLQVYLCALLLIVYSVSAALSQRDRLQEEITRAYRQANELAAHDHTTGIPNRRAFDLELQREWHRAVREQGSISLLMIDIDHFKAYNDYYGHIAGDQCLAAVAALLSRSMMRSSDFVARYGGEEFAVLLPGSHGEGTAIIASLFHQAVRNAAIPHGQSPLTVITVSIGVATLHPVRTMHHSELILAADTALYQAKREGRNRVVIHRTAESPNRGQG from the coding sequence ATGCTCCTGTCCTACGGCTCGAAACTGATGGAGATTCTTCGGCCCGATCTGCCACGCAGCGCTGGCCTGCTCTTCACTGCGAGCCGGTTTCCTCCTCTTGCGCTTCGCTGGTGCGCCACAGGGATACTCTGCTTCACCGCCGGATACTACGGTCTGTGGCTCGGCCAGTCCCCCGCCGAGGCCGATATCCTGTGGCCCGCGAACGGCATCCTGCTTGCCATCCTGCTCAGTTCTCCTCGGGCCATATGGCCTGGCTACCTCCTCGCAGGCTTCTTCGCCAGCATCTTTTCCCATCGGGCTTTCCATTACTCATGGGCGCTCGCCGTGCTCTTCTCCGTCGCCAACACTGCGGAGATACTCTTCGCGGGCCTGCTCCTTTACCGGCATGCGGACGGCACTCCAGACGGCCATGCGGTTCCGGATATCACGCAGTGGAAGACACTGCGCCGCTTCTTTCTTTACGGCATCGTGCTTGCGCCGCTCACTTCGGTCGTTATTGTCCAATTCTTCTGTTCGCTGGGAGGCGATCCGTTCAGCCTGCTCGGATTGTGGAACTGGTATTCCGGAGATGCGCTGGGCATCGCCATCATGACGCCTCTGGTCATGGCACTCCAACCTTCCGATCTGGCCGCGCTCTTCCTCTCCGAGCGTCGCATGGAGAGCTGCCTGCTGCTCTTTGCCCTTCTAGCGCTGAGCATTCCGGTCTTCTGGCTATGGCGATATCCGATGGCATTTATTCTTCTGCCGCCGTTGCTGCTGGTCACCTTCCGGCTTCGCATCGCAGGGGGCGCGATCGGCATTTTTCTTATCACCATTGTCGCCACCATTGGCACCCTGAAGCTCCGCGGCCCCTTCACGCTTCTCCACCAGGGCTCACTCATCCACAGCATTGCCGTGCTGCAGGTTTATCTCTGCGCCCTGCTGCTCATCGTTTACTCCGTCTCCGCCGCGCTCAGCCAGCGCGACCGCCTGCAGGAGGAGATTACACGGGCCTACCGCCAGGCCAACGAGCTTGCCGCTCATGACCACACCACCGGCATCCCCAACCGCCGCGCCTTCGACCTCGAACTGCAACGCGAGTGGCACCGCGCCGTGCGCGAGCAGGGCAGCATTTCGCTGCTCATGATCGATATCGATCACTTCAAGGCCTATAACGACTACTACGGCCACATCGCCGGCGACCAGTGCCTGGCCGCCGTTGCCGCGCTTCTTTCCCGCTCCATGATGCGCAGCAGCGACTTCGTCGCCCGCTACGGCGGCGAGGAGTTCGCCGTCCTGCTCCCCGGCTCGCACGGCGAAGGCACGGCGATCATCGCCAGCCTCTTCCACCAGGCGGTCCGCAACGCCGCCATCCCCCATGGGCAGAGCCCTTTGACGGTGATCACGGTCAGCATCGGGGTCGCCACGCTTCATCCTGTCCGTACGATGCACCACTCGGAGCTGATCCTGGCCGCGGACACGGCGCTTTACCAGGCCAAGCGGGAAGGCCGGAACCGGGTGGTCATCCACCGCACGGCCGAATCACCCAATCGTGGGCAAGGATGA
- the folD gene encoding bifunctional methylenetetrahydrofolate dehydrogenase/methenyltetrahydrofolate cyclohydrolase FolD: MAGLVLDGKAYAKELEGELLARVERWKEQTGSEPPILATILVGADPASATYVKMKGNACRRVGMESLSIALLEETTTEQLLATIDDLNANPRVRGILLQHPVPHQIDERACFDRIAIDKDVDGVTSQGFGRMAMDEPAYGSATPAGIMRLLKRYNIAIEGKEAVVVGRSPILGKPMAMMLLGANATVTICHSRTKNLPEIIKRAEIVVGAVGKPEFIKADWIRDGAVVVDAGYHPGGVGDIELGPVIERCAAYTPVPGGVGPMTIATLIAQTVESAEKELKK; the protein is encoded by the coding sequence ATGGCTGGACTGGTGTTAGATGGCAAGGCGTACGCCAAGGAGCTCGAAGGCGAGCTGCTGGCGCGGGTGGAGCGTTGGAAAGAGCAGACGGGGAGCGAGCCGCCGATCCTGGCGACCATTCTCGTGGGTGCCGATCCCGCTTCGGCAACGTACGTAAAGATGAAGGGCAATGCCTGCCGCCGCGTGGGCATGGAGTCGCTCTCGATTGCGCTTCTGGAAGAGACGACGACCGAGCAGCTGCTGGCAACCATTGACGATCTCAATGCGAATCCTCGCGTGCGCGGCATCCTGCTGCAGCACCCGGTACCGCACCAGATCGACGAGCGTGCCTGCTTCGATCGCATCGCGATCGACAAGGATGTGGACGGTGTCACCAGCCAGGGCTTCGGCCGCATGGCTATGGATGAGCCCGCTTATGGCTCGGCTACACCCGCCGGCATCATGCGCCTGCTCAAGCGCTACAACATCGCTATCGAAGGCAAGGAAGCCGTTGTTGTTGGCCGCAGCCCGATCCTTGGCAAGCCCATGGCCATGATGCTCCTCGGCGCGAACGCGACCGTGACCATCTGCCACTCGCGGACGAAGAACCTGCCCGAAATCATCAAGCGCGCGGAGATCGTCGTCGGCGCGGTCGGCAAGCCGGAATTCATCAAAGCTGACTGGATACGCGACGGTGCGGTGGTGGTCGATGCCGGCTACCATCCCGGCGGCGTCGGTGACATCGAGCTGGGCCCGGTGATCGAGCGTTGCGCGGCGTATACGCCGGTACCCGGCGGCGTCGGTCCCATGACCATCGCCACGCTCATCGCGCAGACCGTCGAGTCGGCAGAGAAAGAACTGAAGAAGTAG
- a CDS encoding threonine ammonia-lyase, translated as MASATSTTSLVTLDTFRAAQERIRGVAVHTPLIPFSLPGGSSISAWLKDESKQPIKSFKLRGAYNKIAQLSDEERRRGVITYSSGNHAQGVAYAARAVGAKAVIVMPSNAPEIKKQATLALGAEIVTVGPSSSDRKIKAEELEREHGYVMIPPYDHPAIIAGQGTVGLEILADIPDVDLVLAPVSGGGLLSGTAAAIKHLRPEVRVLGIEPALAADAEESFRGGSLVSWPAEMTTRTIADGLRTQSLGDLNFLHVRAFVDDIVTVTEDEIREAMRTIVRSTPIVPEPSGAVTAAALLFHQDKLLPAVKAVAVMSGGNVEPEILKQVMES; from the coding sequence ATGGCCAGCGCTACTTCCACCACCTCGCTCGTCACCCTCGACACGTTTCGCGCAGCACAGGAACGCATCCGCGGCGTGGCTGTACATACGCCGCTCATTCCCTTCTCCTTGCCCGGCGGGAGCAGCATCTCGGCGTGGCTGAAAGACGAATCGAAGCAGCCGATCAAGAGCTTTAAACTGCGTGGAGCCTATAACAAAATTGCGCAGCTCAGCGACGAGGAGCGGCGGCGCGGCGTCATCACCTACTCGAGCGGCAACCATGCGCAGGGCGTGGCCTATGCTGCGCGCGCGGTGGGGGCGAAAGCGGTGATCGTGATGCCCTCGAATGCTCCCGAAATCAAGAAACAGGCCACGCTGGCGCTGGGCGCAGAAATTGTGACTGTTGGCCCATCGAGCTCCGATCGCAAGATCAAGGCCGAAGAGCTGGAACGCGAGCACGGCTATGTCATGATTCCGCCTTACGACCATCCGGCGATCATTGCCGGGCAGGGCACAGTCGGGCTGGAGATTCTCGCGGATATTCCCGACGTCGATCTCGTGCTTGCGCCGGTCAGCGGCGGCGGCCTCTTGAGCGGCACAGCGGCGGCCATCAAGCATCTGCGGCCTGAGGTGCGCGTGCTGGGCATCGAGCCTGCGCTGGCTGCCGATGCCGAGGAGAGCTTCCGCGGGGGCTCGCTGGTGAGCTGGCCTGCGGAGATGACGACGCGCACCATTGCCGACGGACTGCGCACGCAGAGCCTCGGCGACCTGAACTTTCTCCACGTCCGCGCCTTCGTGGATGACATTGTCACTGTCACCGAAGATGAGATTCGCGAGGCCATGCGCACGATCGTGCGCTCGACGCCGATTGTCCCCGAGCCCAGCGGCGCGGTGACCGCGGCGGCGCTGCTCTTCCACCAGGACAAGCTGCTACCGGCAGTAAAAGCCGTAGCTGTGATGAGCGGTGGGAATGTGGAGCCTGAGATTTTGAAGCAGGTGATGGAAAGCTGA
- a CDS encoding MBL fold metallo-hydrolase, producing MKITGIPMQQAPTVYRRKLGDTVITLLNDGFEDYSFDIVHHITRPEAEHLLRAAGLPPIARMPVHAFLIQDGRHTTLVDSGDANCMGTGGYLLSALRVAGVAPAEIDTVLVTHAHTDHIGGLLAPDGARVFPRAEVVLHEEEFRFWSDDANFGPERQRMLPVRALALRVFEIYRSSLRTVTGGEVLPGIVLEPLPGHTPGHSGYRVTSKGESVLIWGDIVHLADIQIPRPEATLVFDVDAPLAEATRRRVLERAASENLLIAGMHLQFPGFLRIVRDDSSFALRPERWSPALD from the coding sequence TTGAAGATCACCGGAATTCCCATGCAACAGGCCCCTACCGTCTACCGGCGAAAGCTTGGAGATACTGTCATTACGCTGCTCAACGATGGCTTTGAGGATTACTCCTTCGACATCGTTCACCACATCACCCGCCCTGAAGCCGAACACCTGCTGCGCGCAGCAGGACTGCCACCAATTGCCCGCATGCCGGTACACGCTTTCCTTATCCAGGATGGCCGGCATACGACGCTGGTCGACTCCGGCGATGCGAACTGCATGGGCACCGGCGGCTATCTTTTGTCCGCGCTGCGCGTAGCCGGAGTCGCCCCCGCGGAGATTGACACGGTGCTGGTCACCCATGCCCACACCGATCACATCGGCGGCCTCCTTGCGCCGGATGGCGCCCGGGTCTTTCCGCGAGCCGAGGTCGTTCTGCATGAGGAGGAGTTCCGGTTCTGGAGCGACGATGCGAACTTCGGACCGGAGCGGCAGCGTATGCTTCCGGTCCGCGCGCTTGCGCTCCGCGTCTTCGAGATCTATCGCTCTTCCCTGCGAACCGTCACAGGAGGCGAAGTGCTGCCCGGCATCGTCCTCGAGCCGTTGCCCGGACATACTCCCGGACACAGCGGATATAGGGTCACATCCAAGGGCGAGAGCGTGCTGATCTGGGGCGATATCGTGCACCTGGCGGATATCCAGATTCCCAGACCGGAGGCAACGCTGGTCTTCGATGTGGATGCGCCGCTGGCTGAGGCAACTCGCAGACGAGTTCTGGAGCGAGCCGCATCGGAGAACCTGCTCATCGCCGGCATGCACCTGCAATTTCCCGGATTCCTCCGCATTGTCCGGGACGACAGTAGCTTTGCGCTCCGTCCTGAACGCTGGTCGCCGGCGCTCGACTGA
- a CDS encoding response regulator transcription factor encodes MRLLVVEDDSTIREFLVRALAEGGFRVDACSEGRDAERLALEGVHDAMVVDLTLPDMDGLDLIGRLRSQGVSAPVLILSARRSVDERILGLERGGDDYLTKPFAVAEVLARLRALLRRSTPGQQEATRLRVADLELDLIRREARRDGLELQLTQQEFALLEYLCRNAGRVVTRAMVLDHVWKMRIDTSTNIVDVHIHRLRNKVDRESARPLIRTMRGVGYVLKD; translated from the coding sequence ATGCGGTTGCTGGTAGTAGAAGATGACAGCACGATTCGTGAATTTCTGGTGCGGGCGCTCGCCGAGGGAGGCTTTCGGGTGGATGCCTGTTCAGAAGGCCGCGATGCGGAGCGGCTGGCTCTGGAAGGCGTGCACGATGCCATGGTCGTGGACCTGACTCTTCCCGATATGGATGGTCTGGACCTGATCGGGCGGCTGCGTTCGCAGGGGGTCTCGGCCCCGGTGCTGATTCTTTCTGCACGCCGTTCGGTGGACGAGCGCATTCTCGGTCTCGAGCGCGGCGGCGACGATTACCTGACCAAGCCCTTTGCCGTGGCCGAAGTGCTGGCCCGCCTGCGGGCCCTGCTGCGCCGCAGCACGCCAGGCCAGCAGGAGGCGACGCGTCTGCGCGTGGCCGATCTTGAACTGGACCTGATCCGGCGCGAGGCACGGCGAGATGGTCTCGAATTACAGCTCACGCAGCAGGAGTTCGCGCTGCTTGAATACCTGTGCCGCAATGCCGGCCGGGTCGTGACGCGGGCCATGGTGCTCGATCACGTGTGGAAGATGCGCATCGATACGTCGACAAATATTGTGGACGTCCATATTCACCGGCTGAGGAACAAGGTGGACCGGGAGTCCGCGCGCCCGCTTATCCGTACGATGCGCGGAGTGGGCTATGTTCTCAAGGATTAG